A single genomic interval of Gallus gallus isolate bGalGal1 chromosome 10, bGalGal1.mat.broiler.GRCg7b, whole genome shotgun sequence harbors:
- the ISL2 gene encoding insulin gene enhancer protein ISL-2 isoform X2: MSLFRFRLSPFLPSSSLSVFFPSRSFLVLSFRLRFFSVLPSFPPSPRSVLVFLRFCFYFHFRDPTFLSLSGLISHDFPQSTFSSEFPPLLPLPSRLFSFFPRSRLYFFLSLFQFCLKKKKQQNKTKTPNKPNQKPEPPKEQSPAARSLPPPLADAAAPAGRPGLALCAGCGGRIQDPFLLRVSPDLEWHVACLKCAECGQPLDETCTCFLRDGKAYCKRDYGRLFGIKCAQCRAAFSSSDLVMRARDHVYHLECFRCAACGRQLLPGDQFCLRERDLLCRADHGPPPDGAAARGPRSPAPPPAHLAEPVPGRPPGPRPQSHKAAEKTTRVRTVLNEKQLHTLRTCYAANPRPDALMKEQLVEMTGLSPRVIRVWFQNKRCKDKKKSILMKQLQQQQHSDKTSLQGLTGTPLVAGSPVRHESAVQGSAVEVQTYQPPWKALSDFALQSDLEPPAAFQQLVSFSESGSLGTSSGSDVTSLSSQLPDTPNSMVPSPAET; the protein is encoded by the exons ATGTCTCTTTTCCGTTTTCGTTTGTCCCCTTTCCTGCCCTCATCCTCTCTTTCCGTTTTTTTCCCTTCGCGCTCCTTTCTCGTTCTGTCGTTCCGTCTTCGGTTCTTCTCCGTTCTTCCCTCCTTTCCGCCTTCCCCCCGTTCTGTATTGGTCTTTCTGCggttctgcttttatttccacttcCGAGATCCcacttttctgtctctttctggGCTGATTTCCCACGATTTCCCCCAGTCAACTTTCTCCTCGGAATTCCCACCGCTCCTTCCTCTCCCGTCGcggctcttttctttctttccccgTTCCcgtctgtatttctttctttctctctttcaattttgcttaaaaaaaaaaaaacaacaaaacaaaaccaaaaccccaaacaaacccAACCAAAAACCCGAAcccccaaaagaacaaagccccgcagcccgcagcctCCCCCCGCCGCTCGCTGACGCCGCGGCTCCCGCAGGACGGCCGGGGCTGGCGCTGTGCGCGGGCTGCGGCGGCCGCATCCAGGACCCGTTCCTGCTGCGGGTGTCTCCGGACCTGGAGTGGCACGTCGCCTGCCTCAAGTGCGCCGAGTGCGGGCAGCCGCTGGACGAGACCTGCACGTGCTTCCTGCGCGACGGCAAGGCCTACTGCAAGCGGGACTACGGCAG GCTCTTCGGCATCAAGTGCGCGCAGTGCCGGGCGGCCTTCAGCAGCAGCGACCTGGTGATGCGCGCCCGCGACCACGTCTACCACCTGGAGTGCTTCCGCTGCGCCGCCTGCGGCCGCCAGCTGCTGCCCGGGGATCAGTTCTGCCTGCGGGAGCGCGACCTGCTCTGCCGCGCCGACCACGGGCCGCCCCCCGAcggcgccgccgcccgcgggccccgcagccccgcgccgccgcccgcgcaCCTCGCAG AGCCGGTGCCCGGACGGCCGCCCGGCCCGCGGCCGCAGTCGCACAAAGCGGCCGAGAAGACCACCCGCGTGCGGACGGTGCTGAACGAGAAGCAGCTGCACACGCTGCGGACCTGCTACGCCGCCAACCCGAGACCCGACGCCCTGATGAAGGAGCAGCTGGTGGAGATGACGGGGCTCAGCCCGCGCGTCATCCGCGTCTGGTTCCAGAACAAGCGCTGCAAGGACAAGAAGAAGTCCATCCTCAtgaagcagctccagcagcagcagcacagcgaCAAGACG AGCCTGCAGGGCCTCACCGGGACGCCGCTGGTGGCCGGCAGCCCCGTCCGGCACGAGAGCGCCGTGCAGGGCAGCGCGGTGGAGGTGCAGACCTACCAGCCGCCCTGGAAGGCGCTCAGCGACTTCGCGCTGCAGAGCGACCTGGAGCCGCCCGCCGCCTTCCAGCAGCTG GTCTCCTTCTCCGAGTCCGGCTCTTTGGGCACGTCCTCCGGCAGCGACGTGACCTCGCTGTCCTCCCAGCTCCCCGACACCCCCAACAGCATGGTGCCCAGCCCGGCCGAGACGTGA
- the ISL2 gene encoding insulin gene enhancer protein ISL-2 isoform X3, translated as MSLFRFRLSPFLPSSSLSVFFPSRSFLVLSFRLRFFSVLPSFPPSPRSVLVFLRFCFYFHFRDPTFLSLSGLISHDFPQSTFSSEFPPLLPLPSRLFSFFPRSRLYFFLSLFQFCLKKKKQQNKTKTPNKPNQKPEPPKEQSPAARSLPPPLADAAAPAGRPGLALCAGCGGRIQDPFLLRVSPDLEWHVACLKCAECGQPLDETCTCFLRDGKAYCKRDYGRLFGIKCAQCRAAFSSSDLVMRARDHVYHLECFRCAACGRQLLPGDQFCLRERDLLCRADHGPPPDGAAARGPRSPAPPPAHLAEPVPGRPPGPRPQSHKAAEKTTRVRTVLNEKQLHTLRTCYAANPRPDALMKEQLVEMTGLSPRVIRVWFQNKRCKDKKKSILMKQLQQQQHSDKTVSFSESGSLGTSSGSDVTSLSSQLPDTPNSMVPSPAET; from the exons ATGTCTCTTTTCCGTTTTCGTTTGTCCCCTTTCCTGCCCTCATCCTCTCTTTCCGTTTTTTTCCCTTCGCGCTCCTTTCTCGTTCTGTCGTTCCGTCTTCGGTTCTTCTCCGTTCTTCCCTCCTTTCCGCCTTCCCCCCGTTCTGTATTGGTCTTTCTGCggttctgcttttatttccacttcCGAGATCCcacttttctgtctctttctggGCTGATTTCCCACGATTTCCCCCAGTCAACTTTCTCCTCGGAATTCCCACCGCTCCTTCCTCTCCCGTCGcggctcttttctttctttccccgTTCCcgtctgtatttctttctttctctctttcaattttgcttaaaaaaaaaaaaacaacaaaacaaaaccaaaaccccaaacaaacccAACCAAAAACCCGAAcccccaaaagaacaaagccccgcagcccgcagcctCCCCCCGCCGCTCGCTGACGCCGCGGCTCCCGCAGGACGGCCGGGGCTGGCGCTGTGCGCGGGCTGCGGCGGCCGCATCCAGGACCCGTTCCTGCTGCGGGTGTCTCCGGACCTGGAGTGGCACGTCGCCTGCCTCAAGTGCGCCGAGTGCGGGCAGCCGCTGGACGAGACCTGCACGTGCTTCCTGCGCGACGGCAAGGCCTACTGCAAGCGGGACTACGGCAG GCTCTTCGGCATCAAGTGCGCGCAGTGCCGGGCGGCCTTCAGCAGCAGCGACCTGGTGATGCGCGCCCGCGACCACGTCTACCACCTGGAGTGCTTCCGCTGCGCCGCCTGCGGCCGCCAGCTGCTGCCCGGGGATCAGTTCTGCCTGCGGGAGCGCGACCTGCTCTGCCGCGCCGACCACGGGCCGCCCCCCGAcggcgccgccgcccgcgggccccgcagccccgcgccgccgcccgcgcaCCTCGCAG AGCCGGTGCCCGGACGGCCGCCCGGCCCGCGGCCGCAGTCGCACAAAGCGGCCGAGAAGACCACCCGCGTGCGGACGGTGCTGAACGAGAAGCAGCTGCACACGCTGCGGACCTGCTACGCCGCCAACCCGAGACCCGACGCCCTGATGAAGGAGCAGCTGGTGGAGATGACGGGGCTCAGCCCGCGCGTCATCCGCGTCTGGTTCCAGAACAAGCGCTGCAAGGACAAGAAGAAGTCCATCCTCAtgaagcagctccagcagcagcagcacagcgaCAAGACG GTCTCCTTCTCCGAGTCCGGCTCTTTGGGCACGTCCTCCGGCAGCGACGTGACCTCGCTGTCCTCCCAGCTCCCCGACACCCCCAACAGCATGGTGCCCAGCCCGGCCGAGACGTGA
- the ISL2 gene encoding insulin gene enhancer protein ISL-2 codes for MSLFRFRLSPFLPSSSLSVFFPSRSFLVLSFRLRFFSVLPSFPPSPRSVLVFLRFCFYFHFRDPTFLSLSGLISHDFPQSTFSSEFPPLLPLPSRLFSFFPRSRLYFFLSLFQFCLKKKKQQNKTKTPNKPNQKPEPPKEQSPAARSLPPPLADAAAPAGRPGLALCAGCGGRIQDPFLLRVSPDLEWHVACLKCAECGQPLDETCTCFLRDGKAYCKRDYGRLFGIKCAQCRAAFSSSDLVMRARDHVYHLECFRCAACGRQLLPGDQFCLRERDLLCRADHGPPPDGAAARGPRSPAPPPAHLAEPVPGRPPGPRPQSHKAAEKTTRVRTVLNEKQLHTLRTCYAANPRPDALMKEQLVEMTGLSPRVIRVWFQNKRCKDKKKSILMKQLQQQQHSDKTPRPARERRAGQRGGGADLPAALEGAQRLRAAERPGAARRLPAAGLLLRVRLFGHVLRQRRDLAVLPAPRHPQQHGAQPGRDVRPPGPRRRGTSACRAPCMRHPAPRRAQRAGRAPLSFNYSYLKPNRTYLADGRKAPGFSLPSPDRREKERASPRPAHFVARRFGAADFDVSFPR; via the exons ATGTCTCTTTTCCGTTTTCGTTTGTCCCCTTTCCTGCCCTCATCCTCTCTTTCCGTTTTTTTCCCTTCGCGCTCCTTTCTCGTTCTGTCGTTCCGTCTTCGGTTCTTCTCCGTTCTTCCCTCCTTTCCGCCTTCCCCCCGTTCTGTATTGGTCTTTCTGCggttctgcttttatttccacttcCGAGATCCcacttttctgtctctttctggGCTGATTTCCCACGATTTCCCCCAGTCAACTTTCTCCTCGGAATTCCCACCGCTCCTTCCTCTCCCGTCGcggctcttttctttctttccccgTTCCcgtctgtatttctttctttctctctttcaattttgcttaaaaaaaaaaaaacaacaaaacaaaaccaaaaccccaaacaaacccAACCAAAAACCCGAAcccccaaaagaacaaagccccgcagcccgcagcctCCCCCCGCCGCTCGCTGACGCCGCGGCTCCCGCAGGACGGCCGGGGCTGGCGCTGTGCGCGGGCTGCGGCGGCCGCATCCAGGACCCGTTCCTGCTGCGGGTGTCTCCGGACCTGGAGTGGCACGTCGCCTGCCTCAAGTGCGCCGAGTGCGGGCAGCCGCTGGACGAGACCTGCACGTGCTTCCTGCGCGACGGCAAGGCCTACTGCAAGCGGGACTACGGCAG GCTCTTCGGCATCAAGTGCGCGCAGTGCCGGGCGGCCTTCAGCAGCAGCGACCTGGTGATGCGCGCCCGCGACCACGTCTACCACCTGGAGTGCTTCCGCTGCGCCGCCTGCGGCCGCCAGCTGCTGCCCGGGGATCAGTTCTGCCTGCGGGAGCGCGACCTGCTCTGCCGCGCCGACCACGGGCCGCCCCCCGAcggcgccgccgcccgcgggccccgcagccccgcgccgccgcccgcgcaCCTCGCAG AGCCGGTGCCCGGACGGCCGCCCGGCCCGCGGCCGCAGTCGCACAAAGCGGCCGAGAAGACCACCCGCGTGCGGACGGTGCTGAACGAGAAGCAGCTGCACACGCTGCGGACCTGCTACGCCGCCAACCCGAGACCCGACGCCCTGATGAAGGAGCAGCTGGTGGAGATGACGGGGCTCAGCCCGCGCGTCATCCGCGTCTGGTTCCAGAACAAGCGCTGCAAGGACAAGAAGAAGTCCATCCTCAtgaagcagctccagcagcagcagcacagcgaCAAGACG CCCCGTCCGGCACGAGAGCGCCGTGCAGGGCAGCGCGGTGGAGGTGCAGACCTACCAGCCGCCCTGGAAGGCGCTCAGCGACTTCGCGCTGCAGAGCGACCTGGAGCCGCCCGCCGCCTTCCAGCAGCTG GTCTCCTTCTCCGAGTCCGGCTCTTTGGGCACGTCCTCCGGCAGCGACGTGACCTCGCTGTCCTCCCAGCTCCCCGACACCCCCAACAGCATGGTGCCCAGCCCGGCCGAGACGTGAGGccgcccggcccccgccgccgcgGGACCTCCGCATGCCGCGCTCCCTGCATGAGAcacccggccccgcgccgcgcccaGCGCGCCGGACGAGCGCCTTTGTCTTTTAATTATTCCTATTTAAAACCAAACCGAACGTACCTTGCCGACGGCCGAAAAGCGCCGGGATTCTCGCTGCCTTCACCGGACcggagagagaaagagagagcgAGCCCCCGCCCCGCTCATTTCGTTGCGCGGAGGTTCGGCGCTGCGGATTTCGATGTTTCTTTTCCGCGATGA
- the ISL2 gene encoding insulin gene enhancer protein ISL-2 has product MVDILLPRPLPSAMGEPAKRRPGLALCAGCGGRIQDPFLLRVSPDLEWHVACLKCAECGQPLDETCTCFLRDGKAYCKRDYGRLFGIKCAQCRAAFSSSDLVMRARDHVYHLECFRCAACGRQLLPGDQFCLRERDLLCRADHGPPPDGAAARGPRSPAPPPAHLAEPVPGRPPGPRPQSHKAAEKTTRVRTVLNEKQLHTLRTCYAANPRPDALMKEQLVEMTGLSPRVIRVWFQNKRCKDKKKSILMKQLQQQQHSDKTSLQGLTGTPLVAGSPVRHESAVQGSAVEVQTYQPPWKALSDFALQSDLEPPAAFQQLVSFSESGSLGTSSGSDVTSLSSQLPDTPNSMVPSPAET; this is encoded by the exons ATGGTGGACATCCTCCTGCCGCGGCCGCTCCCGAGCGCCATGGGGGAGCCCGCCAAGA GACGGCCGGGGCTGGCGCTGTGCGCGGGCTGCGGCGGCCGCATCCAGGACCCGTTCCTGCTGCGGGTGTCTCCGGACCTGGAGTGGCACGTCGCCTGCCTCAAGTGCGCCGAGTGCGGGCAGCCGCTGGACGAGACCTGCACGTGCTTCCTGCGCGACGGCAAGGCCTACTGCAAGCGGGACTACGGCAG GCTCTTCGGCATCAAGTGCGCGCAGTGCCGGGCGGCCTTCAGCAGCAGCGACCTGGTGATGCGCGCCCGCGACCACGTCTACCACCTGGAGTGCTTCCGCTGCGCCGCCTGCGGCCGCCAGCTGCTGCCCGGGGATCAGTTCTGCCTGCGGGAGCGCGACCTGCTCTGCCGCGCCGACCACGGGCCGCCCCCCGAcggcgccgccgcccgcgggccccgcagccccgcgccgccgcccgcgcaCCTCGCAG AGCCGGTGCCCGGACGGCCGCCCGGCCCGCGGCCGCAGTCGCACAAAGCGGCCGAGAAGACCACCCGCGTGCGGACGGTGCTGAACGAGAAGCAGCTGCACACGCTGCGGACCTGCTACGCCGCCAACCCGAGACCCGACGCCCTGATGAAGGAGCAGCTGGTGGAGATGACGGGGCTCAGCCCGCGCGTCATCCGCGTCTGGTTCCAGAACAAGCGCTGCAAGGACAAGAAGAAGTCCATCCTCAtgaagcagctccagcagcagcagcacagcgaCAAGACG AGCCTGCAGGGCCTCACCGGGACGCCGCTGGTGGCCGGCAGCCCCGTCCGGCACGAGAGCGCCGTGCAGGGCAGCGCGGTGGAGGTGCAGACCTACCAGCCGCCCTGGAAGGCGCTCAGCGACTTCGCGCTGCAGAGCGACCTGGAGCCGCCCGCCGCCTTCCAGCAGCTG GTCTCCTTCTCCGAGTCCGGCTCTTTGGGCACGTCCTCCGGCAGCGACGTGACCTCGCTGTCCTCCCAGCTCCCCGACACCCCCAACAGCATGGTGCCCAGCCCGGCCGAGACGTGA
- the ISL2 gene encoding insulin gene enhancer protein ISL-2 isoform X1, whose product MVDILLPRPLPSAMGEPAKRRPGLALCAGCGGRIQDPFLLRVSPDLEWHVACLKCAECGQPLDETCTCFLRDGKAYCKRDYGRLFGIKCAQCRAAFSSSDLVMRARDHVYHLECFRCAACGRQLLPGDQFCLRERDLLCRADHGPPPDGAAARGPRSPAPPPAHLAEPVPGRPPGPRPQSHKAAEKTTRVRTVLNEKQLHTLRTCYAANPRPDALMKEQLVEMTGLSPRVIRVWFQNKRCKDKKKSILMKQLQQQQHSDKTPRPARERRAGQRGGGADLPAALEGAQRLRAAERPGAARRLPAAGLLLRVRLFGHVLRQRRDLAVLPAPRHPQQHGAQPGRDVRPPGPRRRGTSACRAPCMRHPAPRRAQRAGRAPLSFNYSYLKPNRTYLADGRKAPGFSLPSPDRREKERASPRPAHFVARRFGAADFDVSFPR is encoded by the exons ATGGTGGACATCCTCCTGCCGCGGCCGCTCCCGAGCGCCATGGGGGAGCCCGCCAAGA GACGGCCGGGGCTGGCGCTGTGCGCGGGCTGCGGCGGCCGCATCCAGGACCCGTTCCTGCTGCGGGTGTCTCCGGACCTGGAGTGGCACGTCGCCTGCCTCAAGTGCGCCGAGTGCGGGCAGCCGCTGGACGAGACCTGCACGTGCTTCCTGCGCGACGGCAAGGCCTACTGCAAGCGGGACTACGGCAG GCTCTTCGGCATCAAGTGCGCGCAGTGCCGGGCGGCCTTCAGCAGCAGCGACCTGGTGATGCGCGCCCGCGACCACGTCTACCACCTGGAGTGCTTCCGCTGCGCCGCCTGCGGCCGCCAGCTGCTGCCCGGGGATCAGTTCTGCCTGCGGGAGCGCGACCTGCTCTGCCGCGCCGACCACGGGCCGCCCCCCGAcggcgccgccgcccgcgggccccgcagccccgcgccgccgcccgcgcaCCTCGCAG AGCCGGTGCCCGGACGGCCGCCCGGCCCGCGGCCGCAGTCGCACAAAGCGGCCGAGAAGACCACCCGCGTGCGGACGGTGCTGAACGAGAAGCAGCTGCACACGCTGCGGACCTGCTACGCCGCCAACCCGAGACCCGACGCCCTGATGAAGGAGCAGCTGGTGGAGATGACGGGGCTCAGCCCGCGCGTCATCCGCGTCTGGTTCCAGAACAAGCGCTGCAAGGACAAGAAGAAGTCCATCCTCAtgaagcagctccagcagcagcagcacagcgaCAAGACG CCCCGTCCGGCACGAGAGCGCCGTGCAGGGCAGCGCGGTGGAGGTGCAGACCTACCAGCCGCCCTGGAAGGCGCTCAGCGACTTCGCGCTGCAGAGCGACCTGGAGCCGCCCGCCGCCTTCCAGCAGCTG GTCTCCTTCTCCGAGTCCGGCTCTTTGGGCACGTCCTCCGGCAGCGACGTGACCTCGCTGTCCTCCCAGCTCCCCGACACCCCCAACAGCATGGTGCCCAGCCCGGCCGAGACGTGAGGccgcccggcccccgccgccgcgGGACCTCCGCATGCCGCGCTCCCTGCATGAGAcacccggccccgcgccgcgcccaGCGCGCCGGACGAGCGCCTTTGTCTTTTAATTATTCCTATTTAAAACCAAACCGAACGTACCTTGCCGACGGCCGAAAAGCGCCGGGATTCTCGCTGCCTTCACCGGACcggagagagaaagagagagcgAGCCCCCGCCCCGCTCATTTCGTTGCGCGGAGGTTCGGCGCTGCGGATTTCGATGTTTCTTTTCCGCGATGA